TATCTTTGTCGCCTTGTCGCCAAAATCGGACGGTGGAATTGCTGGGGTGACTCCGGCAGGGGAACTCATGGGCTGGACAGCTTTCGATGTCCAGCGATGACAACTATTTTGCTGGTTGAATCGGGCCCACAGGTGTTGAACTGATCCGTTTCACGCCATCAGGTTCACTGACGGTGACTACCACCATCAGCGATTGGCCGATGTTTCCTGCGCCGGGCTTGTACGTTGGTCCGCTTGCGGCCTCAATCAGTACCCAGCTGTCCGCGCCGGCAGCGCGTTGGTACCAGTGATAGTTCAGCGGAGCGAGCTCACTCACCATGGCTCCCTGCAGGAAGGCCGTCAATACTGCACCTTCATACGCTTCACCACGGAGTTGGAGACCTTGCAGGCCCTGGATTGTCTGTTCGATGGATCCTTCCTCTCGCTCTGTGTTGGTGATCTCCTGATCGAGGATCTGAATCTGCTTCTGAGGATCGGCAGTGAGGCCAGGCACGCACTGGAGGGTGCCCTGAACCAGGCGACAGCCTGTCATCATCTGGGCCTGGCTGGCAGCAGGGCTCAGCAACAGGAGTAGGGCAAAGCCCGCGGCGGGACACCGAGGAAACTGGAGGTAGTTCATGTGTAAATACGCCACTCTGTTTACACGGTCATACCATGGTATCAGGCGGCGGAGACTGCAAAGATCAACATCGCCAGGTCGGCTCCATGTTGCCGGGCGAAACCAGATCCCATCCGCAGAGACCACACGCATGGAGGTGACTGTTTCTCGACATTCTGATGAGATGCGGCCCTTGCGATCCACATCATTTGCGCAGGTGCAATGGCAGCGCCTATGGCCACGCCCAGGCTCCCATGGCTCAGACCTCTGCAGCTGGCGACGACGTCTTCGGCACCGTGCTGGGGTTGCCGTTCCGAACAGCGTGGTAGCCCGGCGAGAGAATTTCCACATCGGCTTCCGCGAACTTGTCCTGCAGCGCCGCATGCAGCTGCGAGAGGCTCAGCCGGTAGGTGTTGGCATCCCGCAGGAAGGCGGTGAGCTCATAGCTGATGTGGAAGTCGTTCAGGGCCGTCTGCAGCACGAAGGGCTCCATTTCATCGGTCACCCCCTCCACGCTGCGGGCGGCGGCCAGCATCAGCGCTTCCACCTGGCGCCAGGGCACGTCGTAGCCGATCGTGATTGTGCAGGCCAGCGCCACCGGCTGACGGATCTCCCGGCGGGAGAAGCTGTAGTTCGCCACGGCGTTGCTGATCACGGTGGCGTTGGGAATGCTCACCAGCTGGTTGTGGGGCGTCTGTACCCGGGTCACCAGCAGGGTGCGGTCCTGCACCGTCCCGAGCACGCCATTGAGTTCAACGAAGTCACCTTCCCGGAACGCCCGCGTGTAGATCAGCATCAGGCCGCTGATGATGTTGGCGGCTACGGCACTGGAGCCCAGCGCCGCAAACACCCCCACGAACAGGCCGGCCCCCTGAAATGCCTTGCTGCCGGAGCCGGGGATGTAGGGGAAGGCGATCACCAGGGTCGCCACGGCGATGAGCAGGGCCACCAGCCGGGAGGTGGGCCGCGCCCACTCCCGGTAGAAGCCCGGGATGCGCAGGCGGCCGAGTCGCAGGGCATCGAACACGCCGTTGCTGGCCCGCACCACCAGCACCCCGAGGCCGATGATCACCGCGATCGTGAGCAGGTTGGGGATGGCGGCCACCACCCCGTTCAGCAGCCCCAGGGTCACCGTGCGCAGCTGCTGGCGCAGGCCGCTGGCAATGCCCTGGGTGGGGGGGAAGAAGCCCAGCAGCAAGGGCACCAGCAGATAGCTGATCAGCAGCAGCACAGCCCAGTGCACGGTGCTGCGCACGCCCTGCAGCAGGCGCCGTACCTGCGCCGGTTCCAAAAGGGCGGAGAGCCCGAACCGTGCCAGCTGCTGCAGCAGGAAGCGTTCGCGGCTGGCGATCAGGTGCCGGATCCGACCGTTGAGACGGAACTGGAGGCGGAGCCACACCACGTACACCGCCAGGACCAGCGCCGCCAGGGCGCTGCCGCGCAGCCACGACTGCAGGGAATGGGCCTCGCGGTAGCGCACCATCGCGGCGCGGATCTGGTCGCGGCTGAGTTCCGCCAGTCGCCTGGGCTCCATGCCGTAGCAGCGGGCGATCCGCTTGTTCATCACCCCGAGCCGGCGTACAGGCTCGCCCTGTTGCTGCAGCACGATGAAGCTCTCGCTGTCCAGGTGTTTCACCCCAATGTCGCCAGGGGCGATCGTGAGGTTCTGGGCCAGCTGCAGCAGGGTCCTGCTGCCCCGTTCGGCCACCGTGGTGACGCTCTCGGCGCCGGCGGTGCTGCGCACCTCCAGCACCTTCTGGCCATCGAGGCGGATGGCCGCCGGTTCGGCGGCGCAGCCCTCGGGCACCTCCTTCTGATCCAGCAGGATGAAGCTCTGGGCCGGTGTGGCCAGGCCCATCACGAGAACCGCGGCCAGGGCTGCAAGCCCGAGGCCCAGCCTGCCGAGCCAGGCCGGCCGCCGGAAACGATCACGCAGGCGCATGGATTGGGTGACCGATCGAGAGGAAGGGCCCTGCGGGCTCCGGTTGTCGCCTCCTCAGGGTGGGGAGGGACCCGGCGCCTGTCAGTGGTTCGCGGTGCGCACCCTGGGGATTTGTGACCCTGCCGCGGTGGGTCTGCAGGGCTGGGTGGAACCCTCAGGCCTGGCGGGAGAGCCGCTGCGGAATGCCGGGTTCGATGCCGGCCTCATCGAAGGCCAGCTTGAGCCGCCGCCGGTATTCGCGGGCCACACCCCACTGCTTGAGGGGCTGGGTCTTGATCCAGAGCTTGAGGCGCACGCCGCTCTGGTCGAGCTGCTCCACCCCCAGCAGCTGGGGCTCCTCCAGGATCAGGGCGCTCCACTCCGGATCGGCGGCCAGCTGCGTGGCCACCGCCTCCAGCAGCGCGCAGGCCCTGGCGAGATCGCTGCGCCAGGCGATGTCCACCTCGAAGTTCACCCGGGCCCAGTCCTTGCTGCGGTTCTCGCACTCCCGGATGGCGCCGTTGGGCAGGCTGATCAGTTCACCGCCGCCCCCACGCAGCTGGGTGTAGAGCAGGTTCATGCCCTCCACCAGGCCGGCATGGCCGTTGGCGGCGATCGAATCGCCGACGGCATAGAGGTCGGCGGTGAGGATCCGCACGCCACCGATCAGATCCTCCACCAGCCCCCGGGCCAGGAAACCCACGGCCACCGCCACGATGCCGGCCCCGGCCAGGATCTCGGGCGTGAGGCCGAACAGCAGCAGGGTGAGATAGAGCCCCAGCAGGGTGGTGCCGACCCCGATCGTGCCCTTGATCACCCCCAGATTGGTGCCGAGGCGCTGCTGGGGCCGCCGGGAGTTGGGCTCCGCCAGCTGCGCCTGCTCGGCCCACTGGTTGAGGCGGCGCACCAGGCTCCAGCTCAGCAGTCCCTCCAGCACGATCATCGCCAGCCAGATCACCGGAATCCAGGCCGACTGGCGCAGCAGGGCCAGGGCGAACAGGCGGGTGCCGGGCAGCACGAACAGCGCCAGGATCACCGCCATCACCAGCACCGCGATCCGCAGCACCCGGATCAGCTTGATGGCCAGAGCGTGGTGCCGCTGGTCGCGCTCTAGCTGCTGCACCTGCCGGAGAGCCTGGACGTCCGCCGCGTCCGCTTTGGACTCCTCGCCGGGCAGGGTGTTGTGCTCCTCGGCGCGCGAGCGGCTCTGCTGGAGTGCGATCAGCTCCCGCCCCAGCGCCAGCACCCGCTGGCGGCGCCGACGCACGGCCCGGCTGCACGCCAGCACACCGGCCGCGCCGAAGGCGGCGGCCAGAGTCACCATGGTGGCGCGGGCCCAGGGGAAGCGCCGATCGAAGCTGGCCCCCCAGAGGGCCTCGCTCAGGGTGCGCTCCAGGATCCCCTTCCAGCGCTGTGCCAGGGCCTTGGTGTCCAGGCCATTGGCGATGCTGTCCGGCTCAGTGAGGGTGATCAGGGTCACCAGGGGGGTGTTGTTGGCCGCATCCGCCGGCAGCACGATCACCGGGCTGTTGTTCTTCGTGGCGATCGCCAGCGATGGCGTCAGCGGGTGACGGGGTTTCTGCTGGCGGTCGAGCCAGAGCCCGGCGCCGAGGCTTGGCGGGGGCGTCGGCGCGCTGCGCACGGAGGCCTCCAGCTGGCTGGCCAGTTCCCGCAGGCTGGTGGCCACCGCCGTGGAGCGGGCTTCCACCCGGGCGGC
This portion of the Cyanobium sp. NIES-981 genome encodes:
- a CDS encoding mechanosensitive ion channel family protein — its product is MRLRDRFRRPAWLGRLGLGLAALAAVLVMGLATPAQSFILLDQKEVPEGCAAEPAAIRLDGQKVLEVRSTAGAESVTTVAERGSRTLLQLAQNLTIAPGDIGVKHLDSESFIVLQQQGEPVRRLGVMNKRIARCYGMEPRRLAELSRDQIRAAMVRYREAHSLQSWLRGSALAALVLAVYVVWLRLQFRLNGRIRHLIASRERFLLQQLARFGLSALLEPAQVRRLLQGVRSTVHWAVLLLISYLLVPLLLGFFPPTQGIASGLRQQLRTVTLGLLNGVVAAIPNLLTIAVIIGLGVLVVRASNGVFDALRLGRLRIPGFYREWARPTSRLVALLIAVATLVIAFPYIPGSGSKAFQGAGLFVGVFAALGSSAVAANIISGLMLIYTRAFREGDFVELNGVLGTVQDRTLLVTRVQTPHNQLVSIPNATVISNAVANYSFSRREIRQPVALACTITIGYDVPWRQVEALMLAAARSVEGVTDEMEPFVLQTALNDFHISYELTAFLRDANTYRLSLSQLHAALQDKFAEADVEILSPGYHAVRNGNPSTVPKTSSPAAEV
- a CDS encoding mechanosensitive ion channel family protein; amino-acid sequence: MAVLALMLVLVNPASGFVWAAGGGTNSSAEAGLSARKHWWDLDRARPCGRFWCSVVVSPHIPLGPGEPRIRLAVPVADGASVQDSAARVEARSTAVATSLRELASQLEASVRSAPTPPPSLGAGLWLDRQQKPRHPLTPSLAIATKNNSPVIVLPADAANNTPLVTLITLTEPDSIANGLDTKALAQRWKGILERTLSEALWGASFDRRFPWARATMVTLAAAFGAAGVLACSRAVRRRRQRVLALGRELIALQQSRSRAEEHNTLPGEESKADAADVQALRQVQQLERDQRHHALAIKLIRVLRIAVLVMAVILALFVLPGTRLFALALLRQSAWIPVIWLAMIVLEGLLSWSLVRRLNQWAEQAQLAEPNSRRPQQRLGTNLGVIKGTIGVGTTLLGLYLTLLLFGLTPEILAGAGIVAVAVGFLARGLVEDLIGGVRILTADLYAVGDSIAANGHAGLVEGMNLLYTQLRGGGGELISLPNGAIRECENRSKDWARVNFEVDIAWRSDLARACALLEAVATQLAADPEWSALILEEPQLLGVEQLDQSGVRLKLWIKTQPLKQWGVAREYRRRLKLAFDEAGIEPGIPQRLSRQA